From one Bacteriovorax sp. BAL6_X genomic stretch:
- a CDS encoding AgmX/PglI C-terminal domain-containing protein: MDQGRSFYLKGKKDIRLPQKNRIILGASDSCDVRMRGAGIDDIHCLIEFADKVSIYSMSSLKPVLVNGEEIVTTELRGGETITIGNYSFTFDSTAQLPPQQLIHPQEVVKNLPKQPKFNDERIRKDEEYQVNYPLSIDDNVKFSEYIFEEPDEIYPIFKYSIDKEAAEVIILFNGKIVSLDYVPHKDGKFYLVGSNASGNDIEFPYLGKKEKVELLDIRKNDVAVGTIPGFKHRTFLNNKNAKSSLRRDDIHIFEKDNLKVFIRGTEAPPIVKTAPIFRRDKELRKYLVFCLLFFIVFAAGMLNFKVDKEIEKEKVPERIAKILYRPKQLRVTKKKNVVKNEVKKKVEKKAPVKQAVSNVEKPRKVTKSKGDPRQKSTSTPKKGKARQGKPNDKQVVRQKKKKASKPARTTNKKTTVKKLATNRKSRGKVDVYKSTSFTSSMNSLMAKGGALNSFKAGSGASESFADDNSALSTGDSAQVQKADVKAEVGSLSSKASGKLSSSFGTDGLVQKKQVYIAGVPYREVILGSMDRNDIMRILMENVPQFRYCYQKELDVQQKGISGVLGMEFVIGASGNVTKASVAKADRGVPPSVKNCVVNHLKTIQFPRPKGGAEVGVHVPLNLNSSAY; the protein is encoded by the coding sequence AGATCATTTTATTTAAAAGGTAAAAAAGATATTCGTCTACCTCAGAAAAATCGTATTATCTTAGGGGCAAGTGACTCTTGTGATGTACGAATGAGAGGTGCTGGTATAGATGATATCCATTGTCTTATTGAGTTTGCGGACAAGGTATCAATCTACAGTATGTCTTCATTAAAACCTGTACTCGTAAATGGTGAGGAAATTGTTACAACTGAACTTAGAGGTGGGGAGACTATTACTATAGGTAATTATTCGTTCACATTTGATTCGACTGCACAACTCCCTCCTCAACAACTAATTCACCCTCAAGAGGTTGTGAAGAACTTACCAAAGCAGCCAAAATTTAATGATGAGAGAATTAGAAAGGATGAAGAGTATCAAGTTAACTATCCTCTAAGTATCGATGATAATGTAAAATTTTCTGAATATATATTTGAAGAGCCAGATGAAATTTACCCTATCTTTAAATATAGTATTGATAAAGAAGCAGCTGAAGTCATTATCCTTTTTAATGGAAAAATTGTTTCACTAGATTATGTTCCTCACAAAGATGGAAAATTCTACTTAGTAGGCTCAAATGCTAGTGGGAATGATATTGAGTTTCCATATCTAGGCAAGAAGGAAAAAGTTGAACTCCTAGATATTAGAAAGAATGATGTTGCAGTAGGAACTATTCCTGGATTTAAGCATCGTACATTCTTAAATAATAAAAATGCTAAAAGTTCTCTTCGCCGTGATGATATTCATATTTTTGAAAAAGATAATTTAAAAGTTTTTATTAGGGGAACTGAAGCTCCTCCAATTGTTAAGACGGCTCCAATCTTTAGACGTGATAAAGAATTAAGGAAATATCTTGTTTTCTGTCTTCTTTTCTTTATAGTCTTTGCAGCTGGAATGCTGAATTTTAAAGTTGATAAAGAAATAGAAAAAGAGAAGGTTCCAGAAAGAATCGCAAAAATTCTTTATCGACCAAAACAACTTCGTGTTACTAAGAAAAAGAATGTTGTTAAAAATGAAGTTAAAAAGAAAGTTGAAAAGAAGGCACCAGTTAAGCAGGCCGTCTCTAATGTTGAGAAACCAAGAAAGGTGACAAAGAGTAAGGGAGATCCAAGACAGAAGTCTACGTCTACTCCGAAAAAAGGTAAGGCCAGACAAGGCAAGCCAAATGATAAGCAAGTTGTAAGACAAAAGAAAAAGAAAGCATCTAAACCTGCACGTACAACAAATAAGAAAACAACGGTGAAGAAGTTGGCGACAAATAGAAAAAGTCGCGGAAAAGTTGATGTTTATAAATCAACATCTTTTACCTCTTCAATGAACTCTCTAATGGCCAAGGGCGGAGCTCTAAACTCTTTTAAAGCTGGCTCTGGCGCAAGTGAAAGTTTTGCAGATGATAACTCTGCACTATCGACAGGTGATTCTGCACAAGTTCAAAAAGCAGATGTAAAGGCGGAAGTAGGTTCATTAAGTAGTAAGGCGAGTGGAAAACTTTCATCATCATTTGGCACAGATGGACTTGTTCAAAAGAAACAAGTTTATATTGCTGGTGTACCGTATCGTGAGGTAATCTTAGGTTCAATGGATCGAAATGATATTATGCGAATTCTGATGGAAAACGTTCCACAGTTTAGATACTGTTACCAAAAAGAACTTGATGTTCAACAGAAAGGTATTTCTGGAGTACTTGGAATGGAATTTGTTATCGGTGCCTCTGGTAACGTGACAAAGGCAAGTGTTGCCAAAGCTGACCGAGGTGTTCCGCCAAGTGTAAAAAATTGTGTTGTTAACCATCTCAAAACAATTCAATTCCCACGTCCAAAAGGTGGGGCCGAAGTTGGTGTTCACGTACCACTTAACTTAAATTCAAGCGCTTACTAA
- a CDS encoding chloride channel protein, with product MKLKFNEKLLGKFLQNEAAEERTFFVLTLITGVTSALIAVGLQKGVHWIQHILQTDTTFTWQSVVLGGAALFISGWLTTRKFPFSEGSGIPKVRAALVVDHGRISLKDTFAKAVTTLLALGSGVSLGREGPTVTIASGVASWLGYSFHISKKRVKALVAVGAAGGIAAAFATPISAVVFTLEEVVGDLNAKVLGSIVISSVVASITGQMLTGQHHMFEQLYYKMHDHRELLFYLLIGISCAFIGPLWMKSVLAFREFNRKHMKSHKLTYMMIVFLIIALMTQVHSSVIGSGHGTLEDTLLSLILDPKVLFLMFCLKFLATSLCYSAGISGGLFMPTLLMGATLGSLIGSLASVFFPEITTNTGAYALVGMGAFFVTVIRAPFTSILIVFELTRDYNIILPLMIANIIAYMLSSKPTESESIYEQISAQDGIHLPTRDDLDVLDQLHVEDAMIKDIVTYGATLTVSETLKDIQKHNPELQGFPVLKNGRLLGMMSTSELKVQLAKGNGDIKIEHFCEKKIIKIYPDQSLYIALHRLKRFQISRLPVVSRLDEKRIIGILTPKDIVKQFGYQITESKENEANT from the coding sequence ATGAAACTAAAGTTTAATGAAAAACTTTTAGGTAAATTCCTGCAAAACGAAGCCGCAGAGGAAAGAACATTTTTTGTCCTTACGCTCATTACAGGTGTTACATCAGCTCTTATCGCCGTCGGTCTACAAAAAGGTGTTCACTGGATTCAACATATCCTCCAAACAGATACAACATTTACATGGCAATCTGTCGTTCTCGGTGGAGCGGCCCTCTTTATTTCCGGCTGGCTAACTACTCGAAAATTTCCTTTCTCTGAAGGATCAGGAATCCCGAAGGTTCGCGCGGCCCTTGTTGTTGACCATGGAAGGATTAGTTTAAAAGATACTTTTGCAAAAGCAGTGACTACTTTACTTGCACTAGGCTCAGGAGTCTCACTCGGACGAGAAGGGCCTACTGTAACTATTGCTTCAGGCGTTGCCTCTTGGCTTGGTTATTCATTTCATATTTCTAAAAAGAGAGTTAAGGCCCTCGTTGCCGTTGGAGCCGCAGGCGGTATTGCTGCTGCATTTGCAACTCCAATCTCAGCTGTTGTTTTTACATTAGAAGAAGTTGTTGGTGATCTGAATGCCAAAGTTCTAGGTTCAATTGTTATCTCATCAGTTGTGGCATCAATTACAGGACAAATGCTGACAGGACAGCATCACATGTTTGAGCAACTTTATTATAAAATGCACGATCATCGTGAACTACTGTTCTATTTACTCATTGGAATTAGTTGCGCTTTTATTGGCCCTCTTTGGATGAAGTCTGTTTTGGCCTTTAGAGAATTCAATCGAAAGCACATGAAGAGCCATAAGCTAACTTATATGATGATTGTTTTTCTAATCATTGCATTGATGACTCAAGTTCACTCCAGTGTTATTGGAAGTGGACACGGAACTTTAGAAGACACATTACTTTCACTAATTCTCGACCCGAAAGTTTTATTCTTAATGTTTTGTTTAAAATTCTTAGCAACATCTCTTTGTTACTCAGCAGGGATTTCTGGTGGATTATTCATGCCTACACTTTTAATGGGTGCAACACTAGGAAGTTTAATAGGCTCCCTTGCAAGTGTTTTCTTTCCAGAGATTACAACGAATACTGGGGCATACGCACTAGTTGGTATGGGTGCATTCTTTGTCACAGTTATACGTGCTCCATTCACTTCCATCCTAATCGTATTTGAGTTAACTAGAGACTACAATATTATTCTGCCACTTATGATTGCAAATATTATTGCCTATATGCTGTCTTCTAAGCCGACAGAAAGTGAATCGATCTACGAACAAATTTCTGCACAAGATGGAATTCACTTACCAACAAGAGATGATCTCGATGTACTTGATCAGCTACATGTTGAAGATGCAATGATAAAAGACATCGTTACATATGGTGCGACTCTAACAGTTAGTGAAACACTAAAAGACATTCAAAAACACAATCCTGAACTTCAAGGATTTCCTGTTTTAAAAAATGGAAGACTACTTGGAATGATGTCAACATCAGAGCTTAAAGTTCAACTTGCAAAAGGAAATGGTGATATAAAAATTGAACATTTTTGCGAGAAAAAAATTATAAAAATCTATCCAGACCAAAGCTTATACATTGCACTCCACAGATTAAAAAGATTCCAAATCTCCCGTCTACCAGTCGTTTCGAGACTTGATGAAAAAAGAATCATTGGCATTCTCACGCCAAAAGATATCGTAAAACAATTTGGTTATCAAATAACAGAATCAAAAGAAAACGAAGCTAACACTTAA
- the polA gene encoding DNA polymerase I: MSKKRLIVVDVSNFIFRAFFAIRSMNAPDGTPVNATYGVLSMLLKIMANYRPTHMLLARDTSGGSFRNELYDQYKANRSEPPEELVPQFALIKELIDKMGLLNVANETYEADDIIGSTVIQWKDDFDEILIASGDKDLMQFVGDNIKMLDTMKDVTYDEKGVFEKMGVRPDQIVDYLSMVGDTSDNIPGMRGIGAKGAAKLLAEHDTLEKCFEVSDTFKGKKLTTAFTEHVEDAKLSKELIKIVTDIDLECQAEDSEIRFYPSEELLTFLKDLGMNSMIKRMEDLKYQLSIANGDEGEGEELTSPFEHKVTTLEELKAILKDQAALAVQTEFDSEDIHARNLVGLSISFDDNNSFFVEVNDSNEKELLELIWGNESIEVYSEHSKRDYSHLLRRGLVFRAKNFDVTLAHYNVSPSTRHNLEVIASNVNVKVTTLDKKTPFITSLETSEDKASYSGLRSIAVFRLANQLKEELKEKELVSVYEDIDNKLISILAEMEFEGVHLNKEYLYEMAKDLQESLDKIQKKVDSYSMNDTINLNSPKQVGEFLFNELSFPVVKKTKTGYSTDSSVLEELDSKNINEVPGLILQYRELGKILSTYVKALPEIVNAKTGKVHTSFNQHVAQTGRLSSVNPNLQNIPIRSETGRLVRKAFIATPGNLLLAADYSQVELRILAHYSEDPTMIKAFNEDKDIHAQTASEINGIALEEVTSDERSKAKAVNFGLMYGQSSFGLASALKISRKDAKAYIEKYFERFSKIKGFLDGLKEDAEKTGYSITMYGRKRFLPDIHSNNRTVKANAERMAINSPIQGTAADIIKCAMINIDAEMKKRGLKSKMILQVHDELIFDVLESELDEMKTLIKEGMENVVELKVPLKVDPAFGVNWYDLK, encoded by the coding sequence ATGTCAAAGAAAAGATTAATCGTCGTCGACGTCAGTAATTTTATATTCCGTGCATTTTTTGCAATTCGTTCAATGAATGCTCCGGATGGAACACCAGTTAATGCTACTTATGGTGTACTTTCAATGTTATTAAAAATTATGGCCAATTATAGGCCAACACATATGCTTCTTGCTCGAGATACTTCGGGCGGCTCTTTTAGAAATGAGCTTTATGATCAGTATAAGGCCAATCGTTCTGAACCACCTGAAGAGCTTGTTCCTCAGTTTGCACTTATTAAAGAACTTATCGACAAGATGGGGCTTCTCAATGTTGCAAATGAAACATATGAGGCCGACGATATTATTGGGTCAACTGTTATTCAATGGAAAGATGACTTTGATGAAATCCTAATTGCCTCAGGAGATAAGGACCTTATGCAATTTGTTGGTGACAATATTAAGATGCTCGATACGATGAAGGATGTTACTTATGATGAGAAAGGTGTCTTTGAAAAGATGGGGGTACGCCCTGATCAGATCGTAGATTACTTATCAATGGTTGGGGACACTTCTGATAATATTCCAGGTATGCGTGGTATTGGTGCAAAGGGAGCTGCAAAGTTACTTGCCGAGCACGATACTCTTGAGAAATGTTTTGAAGTTTCAGATACATTTAAAGGTAAGAAATTAACAACTGCTTTTACTGAACATGTTGAGGATGCGAAGCTTTCGAAAGAATTAATTAAAATTGTTACAGATATTGATTTAGAATGTCAGGCAGAGGATTCTGAGATTAGATTCTATCCTTCAGAGGAGCTTCTGACATTTTTAAAAGATCTTGGTATGAATTCAATGATTAAGAGAATGGAAGATCTAAAATACCAACTTTCTATTGCTAATGGCGATGAAGGAGAAGGTGAAGAGCTGACATCTCCATTTGAGCACAAGGTTACGACTCTTGAAGAATTAAAAGCGATTCTTAAAGATCAAGCGGCCCTTGCGGTCCAAACTGAGTTTGATAGTGAAGATATTCATGCTCGTAATCTTGTAGGTTTAAGTATTTCATTTGATGATAACAATTCATTCTTTGTCGAAGTGAATGATTCTAATGAAAAAGAATTACTAGAGTTAATATGGGGTAATGAGTCGATAGAGGTATATAGCGAGCATTCGAAACGTGACTATTCTCACTTACTTCGACGTGGACTAGTTTTTAGGGCCAAGAATTTTGATGTCACTTTGGCCCACTATAATGTAAGCCCAAGTACAAGACATAATCTTGAAGTTATCGCATCTAATGTAAATGTAAAAGTAACGACTCTTGATAAGAAGACTCCTTTCATTACCTCACTTGAAACGAGTGAAGATAAGGCTTCTTATTCTGGGCTAAGATCGATCGCAGTCTTTAGGCTTGCAAATCAGCTAAAAGAAGAACTTAAAGAAAAAGAACTTGTTAGTGTATATGAAGATATAGATAACAAGCTAATTTCAATATTAGCTGAAATGGAGTTTGAAGGTGTACACTTAAATAAAGAATACCTTTATGAAATGGCAAAAGATCTGCAAGAGTCTTTAGATAAAATTCAAAAGAAAGTTGATTCATATTCAATGAATGACACAATTAATTTGAATTCACCAAAACAAGTAGGGGAGTTCTTATTTAATGAATTATCATTCCCTGTTGTTAAAAAGACGAAGACAGGTTACTCAACAGATTCATCTGTACTAGAGGAGCTTGATTCAAAAAATATTAACGAGGTCCCAGGCTTAATTCTACAGTATCGTGAATTAGGAAAGATTCTTTCAACATATGTGAAGGCCCTTCCTGAAATTGTAAATGCTAAAACAGGAAAGGTTCATACAAGCTTTAATCAGCACGTTGCTCAAACTGGCCGACTTTCAAGTGTGAACCCAAACCTTCAAAATATTCCAATTCGTTCCGAAACGGGACGACTTGTGAGAAAGGCATTTATAGCTACACCTGGTAACTTACTTTTAGCTGCCGATTATTCACAAGTTGAACTTAGAATCCTTGCTCACTATAGTGAAGATCCAACAATGATTAAGGCATTCAATGAAGACAAAGATATTCACGCGCAAACGGCAAGTGAAATTAACGGCATTGCCCTTGAGGAAGTTACAAGTGATGAGCGTTCAAAAGCTAAGGCAGTAAACTTTGGCCTTATGTATGGACAGTCTTCATTTGGTTTAGCTTCGGCCCTTAAAATTTCAAGAAAAGATGCTAAGGCGTATATTGAAAAATACTTTGAGAGATTCTCAAAGATCAAAGGCTTCTTAGATGGGCTTAAGGAAGATGCTGAGAAAACAGGTTATTCAATTACAATGTATGGAAGAAAGAGATTCCTTCCTGACATTCATTCTAATAATCGAACAGTGAAGGCCAATGCCGAGCGTATGGCCATTAATTCACCTATTCAGGGAACAGCGGCTGATATCATTAAATGTGCAATGATTAATATCGATGCAGAAATGAAGAAACGTGGCCTTAAGTCTAAAATGATTCTTCAGGTACACGATGAGCTTATTTTTGATGTTCTTGAGTCAGAGCTTGATGAGATGAAGACTCTTATTAAAGAAGGTATGGAAAACGTTGTCGAATTAAAAGTTCCACTAAAAGTCGATCCTGCATTTGGTGTTAACTGGTACGATCTAAAATAA
- a CDS encoding GAF domain-containing protein, with protein sequence MDNAQKIEIYNRVKRDIFAICEGESSTIAKMATISCVLKQAFSHYYWCGFYMVDPNKEQELVVGPYQGTLGCLRIPFGKGVCGTAAQLLETQIVEDVHAIANHITCDPKSQSEIVIPVIENKKLIAVLDVDSDRLASFNEIDKSNLEEIINTIFLN encoded by the coding sequence ATGGACAATGCACAAAAGATTGAGATTTATAATAGAGTAAAGCGTGATATCTTTGCTATTTGTGAGGGCGAAAGTAGCACTATCGCAAAAATGGCCACAATTTCTTGTGTTTTAAAACAAGCATTTTCACATTATTACTGGTGTGGGTTCTACATGGTTGACCCAAATAAGGAACAAGAGCTTGTCGTTGGCCCATACCAAGGAACGCTTGGTTGTCTTCGCATCCCTTTTGGTAAGGGGGTTTGCGGAACTGCTGCTCAACTTCTTGAAACACAAATCGTTGAAGATGTTCATGCAATTGCCAACCACATCACTTGTGACCCAAAGAGTCAGTCAGAGATTGTTATTCCGGTAATTGAAAATAAAAAATTAATTGCAGTTCTTGATGTTGATAGCGATAGACTTGCAAGCTTCAATGAAATTGATAAATCTAATTTAGAAGAGATTATCAATACTATTTTTCTTAATTAA
- a CDS encoding MotA/TolQ/ExbB proton channel family protein: protein MEGTAVSSVNTIAAFFQNGGIFMWIILFIWAVGLAIGLERFFKLSFKFDVDGASFMNELRRYIMANDVEGASRVCSGSSAALPKVLRSGLERASAKPEQIQNAIDATALEVIPKVELRLNYLQLIANISTLFGLLGTIQGLIASFAAVAAADPTQKAELLAKGISQAMNTTFLGLLVAITIMIIHAFLSSKSEKIINEIDEYSVKLMDILNTEESK from the coding sequence ATGGAAGGCACAGCTGTATCATCGGTAAACACGATCGCTGCTTTTTTTCAAAACGGTGGAATCTTCATGTGGATCATTCTCTTTATTTGGGCAGTAGGTCTGGCCATTGGATTAGAAAGATTCTTTAAACTAAGCTTTAAATTTGATGTTGATGGGGCTTCATTTATGAATGAACTTCGTCGCTATATTATGGCAAATGATGTTGAAGGTGCCTCGCGTGTATGTTCAGGATCAAGCGCTGCTCTACCAAAGGTATTAAGAAGTGGACTTGAAAGAGCTTCTGCTAAACCAGAGCAAATTCAAAATGCAATCGATGCTACAGCTTTAGAAGTTATTCCAAAAGTTGAACTAAGACTTAACTACTTACAGCTAATTGCAAATATCTCAACACTATTTGGACTACTAGGAACAATTCAAGGTCTAATCGCTTCATTTGCGGCCGTTGCTGCTGCAGACCCTACACAAAAAGCAGAGCTTCTTGCAAAAGGTATTTCACAAGCGATGAACACAACATTCCTTGGTCTACTTGTTGCAATCACTATTATGATCATTCACGCTTTCCTAAGTTCAAAGTCAGAAAAGATCATCAATGAGATCGATGAGTATTCAGTTAAGTTAATGGACATCTTAAATACAGAAGAAAGTAAGTAA
- a CDS encoding RDD family protein, with the protein MDRKYLLKSAIKVARYSRILAKAIDLFIVVVLSLFLYPIGILLSIVYLTFADSIQNGQSVGKKFIGFRVISLVDGSPCSLKQSFIRNLPFIIPLVFAIIPVAGWFMAVIVGIPIVGIELYLLYKLDSGHRLGDVMADTTVMANDDTMLAIKKRKTNWFEDQGSQA; encoded by the coding sequence ATGGATAGAAAGTACCTTTTAAAGTCGGCCATTAAGGTTGCACGTTATTCACGCATACTCGCAAAGGCAATTGACCTTTTTATTGTCGTTGTCTTGTCTCTATTCTTGTATCCAATTGGTATTCTTCTTTCGATCGTCTATCTAACTTTTGCTGACTCAATTCAAAATGGACAGTCTGTTGGTAAGAAGTTTATCGGCTTTAGGGTCATTTCTTTAGTTGATGGATCACCTTGTTCTCTTAAGCAAAGCTTTATTAGAAATCTGCCTTTTATTATTCCATTAGTGTTTGCCATTATCCCTGTCGCTGGTTGGTTTATGGCAGTAATAGTAGGGATTCCAATTGTTGGGATTGAGTTATATCTTCTTTATAAGTTAGACTCAGGCCATAGGTTAGGTGACGTTATGGCCGACACAACTGTTATGGCAAACGATGATACGATGCTTGCAATTAAGAAGCGTAAAACAAATTGGTTTGAAGACCAAGGATCGCAGGCTTAA
- a CDS encoding outer membrane lipoprotein-sorting protein, which produces MKIVKLLLMLLTLSVFANDKGLEIARKMDQANKGYIGDTSTMELVLVDSSGVEIIREMLGASGEFDGVDKSLMEFKKPLDVKGTKLLTWTWKNEKDDDQWLYLPSLKRVKKINSRSKGSSFMGSEFSFEDIGGQTIEKYNYKYLRDDKVGGQKVWVLERVAKAKSSYSKVVLYVSQKYLAPVKSEYYNKRNEHIKTSTMDDFKSYTVGKRKMWRANKILMLNLNNKKQSIFKWKNRVIGKTVNENDLTKRKLK; this is translated from the coding sequence ATGAAGATAGTTAAACTTTTATTAATGTTATTAACACTTTCTGTATTTGCTAATGATAAAGGCCTAGAGATCGCTAGGAAAATGGATCAAGCGAATAAAGGTTATATTGGTGACACATCAACGATGGAGCTTGTCCTAGTTGATTCAAGTGGTGTTGAAATTATCCGCGAAATGCTAGGAGCTTCAGGAGAATTTGATGGCGTTGACAAGAGCTTAATGGAGTTTAAAAAGCCACTTGATGTTAAGGGAACTAAGCTACTTACTTGGACATGGAAAAATGAAAAAGATGATGACCAATGGCTTTATCTTCCGTCTTTAAAGAGAGTGAAAAAAATTAACTCACGCTCAAAAGGAAGCTCGTTCATGGGCTCTGAGTTCTCGTTTGAGGATATCGGTGGTCAAACAATTGAAAAATATAATTATAAATATCTAAGAGATGACAAGGTTGGAGGACAAAAAGTTTGGGTACTTGAAAGAGTTGCAAAGGCAAAGAGTTCTTACTCTAAGGTAGTTCTTTATGTTTCTCAAAAGTATTTAGCACCAGTTAAGTCAGAGTATTACAACAAAAGAAATGAACATATAAAAACTTCTACAATGGATGACTTCAAATCTTACACTGTTGGTAAGAGAAAGATGTGGCGTGCTAATAAAATTCTTATGCTAAATCTTAACAATAAGAAGCAGTCGATTTTTAAGTGGAAGAATAGAGTTATTGGTAAGACCGTTAATGAGAATGATCTTACTAAGAGGAAGTTAAAGTAA
- the gmhA gene encoding D-sedoheptulose 7-phosphate isomerase codes for MSNFISHAFNHAQETLTKFIANEENFATMEKAINEMVTAIKNGGRVISCGNGGSMCDAMHFAEELTGRFRKDRPAMPAIAIADSSHITCVANDYGFEYIFSKYVEAHGHKGDVLLAISTSGNSPNCLEAVKSAHEKGMKVVGLLGKGGGKMKDLVDFPIVIEADLSDRIQEMHIKIIHTFIEGIERQVFPQNY; via the coding sequence ATGTCAAACTTTATTTCCCACGCATTTAATCACGCCCAAGAAACTCTAACTAAATTTATCGCAAATGAAGAAAACTTCGCCACTATGGAGAAAGCGATAAACGAAATGGTTACGGCCATTAAAAATGGAGGACGTGTCATTAGCTGTGGAAATGGTGGTTCAATGTGCGATGCTATGCACTTCGCAGAAGAACTAACAGGACGTTTTCGTAAAGATCGCCCGGCAATGCCAGCTATTGCTATCGCCGACTCTTCTCATATCACATGTGTGGCCAATGACTATGGTTTTGAATATATCTTTTCAAAATATGTTGAGGCCCATGGACACAAAGGAGATGTCCTTCTTGCCATCTCAACTTCAGGTAATTCACCAAATTGCCTTGAGGCCGTAAAATCTGCTCATGAAAAAGGGATGAAAGTAGTCGGTCTTCTTGGAAAAGGCGGTGGAAAGATGAAAGATCTTGTGGACTTCCCTATCGTTATTGAAGCAGATCTTTCTGATCGCATTCAAGAAATGCATATTAAAATTATTCATACGTTCATAGAGGGAATTGAGCGCCAAGTTTTCCCTCAAAATTACTAA
- a CDS encoding biopolymer transporter ExbD: MRNRSIRNRGIRRKKEPFDIDITSLLDILVILLVFLIRSYDTTGVILNIPKDITIPHSASKSINEQGVVVQVSTKIVWVDDKEVLNTETFKGQLYSQGGKLIVPLYNELVAKKKEIDDLAKMTPNAKKFSGIVNLVIDKSLKYNYVKKLMHTAAEAGFQQYKFVVLGQE; this comes from the coding sequence ATGAGAAATCGTTCAATTAGAAATAGAGGAATCAGAAGAAAGAAGGAACCCTTTGATATAGATATCACTTCCCTTCTCGACATTCTTGTTATTCTTCTTGTATTCCTAATTCGCAGTTATGATACAACGGGTGTAATTCTTAATATTCCAAAAGATATTACAATTCCACACTCGGCCTCAAAGTCTATTAATGAGCAAGGTGTTGTTGTTCAAGTTTCGACAAAGATCGTTTGGGTTGATGATAAAGAAGTCCTTAATACTGAAACTTTCAAAGGACAACTCTACTCTCAAGGTGGGAAGCTTATTGTTCCACTATATAACGAGCTCGTTGCAAAGAAGAAAGAAATTGATGATCTTGCAAAGATGACACCTAATGCGAAGAAGTTCTCGGGTATTGTGAATCTCGTTATTGATAAATCTTTGAAGTATAATTATGTTAAGAAACTTATGCATACTGCTGCAGAAGCGGGGTTTCAACAGTATAAATTCGTTGTTTTAGGGCAAGAGTAA
- a CDS encoding biopolymer transporter ExbD, with protein sequence MYRKPSRKYKNKKVERLNLIPILDSVFIFIFFLLMSANFVRIYEIGSDVPIISNSTPPKKKKERLDLTLKINTSSITLHSGPNERRIFTAGKTAEGEYDLFKLREKLIDLKKRYVDEKEVIFIPNANISYEELIKIMDAVRDIKKTDPEVWTKRDGQDVKVLELFNNIIFGDTQS encoded by the coding sequence ATGTATAGAAAACCGAGTCGAAAATATAAGAATAAGAAAGTTGAGAGACTGAATCTAATTCCAATTTTAGATTCGGTCTTTATCTTTATCTTCTTTCTTTTAATGTCTGCAAACTTTGTGAGAATTTACGAGATTGGATCTGATGTTCCTATCATTTCTAACTCTACTCCCCCAAAGAAGAAAAAAGAAAGATTAGACCTAACTCTAAAGATTAACACAAGTAGTATTACTCTTCACTCTGGCCCGAATGAGAGACGTATTTTCACGGCCGGAAAAACAGCTGAAGGAGAATATGATCTATTCAAATTAAGAGAAAAGTTAATTGACCTTAAGAAGAGATATGTCGATGAGAAAGAAGTTATCTTCATCCCAAATGCAAATATCTCTTACGAAGAACTAATTAAAATTATGGATGCTGTTCGCGATATTAAGAAAACAGATCCAGAAGTTTGGACAAAGAGAGATGGGCAGGACGTAAAAGTTCTTGAGCTCTTTAACAATATTATTTTTGGCGATACACAATCGTAG
- the trxA gene encoding thioredoxin, which produces MSTVGKTDVTNFESDVLKSAKPVLVDFWAEWCGPCKTLGPVLDEVASEIGETATILKVNVDDNGELAQQYGIRGIPTMIFFKDGQASKTLVGVQTKEEIKKSLEELM; this is translated from the coding sequence ATGAGTACTGTTGGTAAAACTGACGTAACAAACTTTGAATCTGATGTACTAAAAAGCGCGAAGCCAGTTCTAGTAGACTTCTGGGCAGAGTGGTGTGGACCTTGTAAAACTCTTGGGCCAGTACTTGATGAAGTGGCATCAGAAATTGGTGAAACTGCAACAATCTTAAAAGTGAACGTTGATGATAACGGTGAACTTGCTCAACAATACGGAATTAGAGGGATCCCAACAATGATCTTCTTTAAAGACGGTCAAGCAAGTAAAACTCTTGTTGGTGTTCAAACTAAAGAAGAAATTAAGAAGTCTTTAGAAGAACTTATGTAA